Sequence from the Paenibacillus riograndensis SBR5 genome:
CAACCTGCTTGATGGTACGATTACCAGCGTGCTGGGCGCTACCATTACTGCCGGTACGCTGTCATCTGCTGGTACGGTAACTAACCTCTTAAACGGTACGATTACCAGCGTGCTGGGTGCTACCATTACTGCCGGTACGTTGTCGTCTGCTGGTACAGTAACTAACCTCTTAAACGGTACAATTACTAGCGTGCTGGGCGCTACCATTACTGCCGGTACGTTGTCGTCTGCTGGTACAGTAACTAACCTCTTAAACGGTACAATTACCAGCGTGCTGGGCGCTACCATTACTGCCGGTACGCTGTCATCTGCTGGTACAGTAACCAACCTGCTTGATGGTACGATTACCAGCGTGCTGGGTGCTACCATTACTGCCGGTACGTTGTCGTCTGCTGGTACAGTAACCAACCTGCTTGATGGTACGATTACCAGCGTGCTGGGTGCTACCATTACTGCCGGTACGCTATCATCTGCTGGTACAGTAACCAACCTGCTTGATGGTACGATTACCAGCGTGCTGGGTGCTACCATTACTGCCGGTACGTTGTCGTCTGCTGGTACAGTAACTAACCTGCTTGATGGTACGATTACCAGCGTGCTGGGCGCTACCATTACTGCCGGTACGCTGTCATCTGCTGGTACAGTAACCAACCTGCTTGATGGTACGATTACCAGCGTGCTGGGTGCTACCATTACTGCCGGTACGTTGTCGTCTGCTGGTACAGTAACCAACCTGCTTGATGGTACGATTACCAGCGTGCTGGGTGCTACCATTACTGCCGGTACGCTCAGCAGTGTTACCTCCATTTCACAGCGCAGCTTTATTGAACTGGCTACCACCGGCATCACAACAGCCGATGCGTTTACGCCGCTGCCTGCGAACACGACAAGTGTGCTGGGCACGTATTCATATTTTATCGTAAATACCGGAGCTAACCCTGTGAATACGCAAGTCGAAATAAGCGCGGACGGAACGAATTATTTTGTCGATACAACCGGTGATAATCCGCTGCCTGCAGGCTCGGTGGATGTCATTGTTCCATCGCGGTTCCTCAAGTACACCCGGTTGGCTTATCAATCAGCGACACCGGGCGCAGCGTCTACGCTTAATGTCATTTTTGATGCCCAGGGAACGTAAGCTGTTGAGCTCTCATAGGATGTAGTGACAAAGAGTGCATGGGTACCCATGTACTTCTTTGTTCTGTCCGGCCGTACCGGACAACACTCTCACGTGCACAACAAAACATGAGGAAACTGACTTTCCAAGGAGGACCACCCGTGAAAAAGCCCACCCTAGGTGTACATCTCATCATCCGCAATGAAGCGGCACTTCTTCCTCAATGCCTGGACAGCCTGCACGGTGCTGCGGATGAGATTGTGATTGTAGATACGGGTTCAACCGACAATTCTGCAGCCATCGCTGCAAGCTACGGAGCCAAGGTCTATCACATGAACTGGAATAACGATTTCTCCGCAGCGCGCAACACCGGGCTCTCCCATGCAGAAACGGATTGGATTCTGGTCCTGGACGCTGATGAAATATTGAAGACACCGGTCGGGGCGATTACGGAAATGCTGCGGAACACGGAAGCTATGGCTTTTACCGTAAATATAGAGAATTGGATAGGGAGCCTGCCCGAGGACCGGTTGACACATAACGCAATCCGTCTATTCCGCAATGGAGCAGGGTATAGCTTCCAGGGAATCATTCATGAAGGCCTGGACGCCTCCGTCATC
This genomic interval carries:
- a CDS encoding DUF6385 domain-containing protein, whose amino-acid sequence is MPNFSSFQANPDNLRTLIFGRDPSTLIDRPLTTDSSGNLTTVILNGTISSVLGATITAGTLSSAGTVTNLLNGTITSVLGATITAGTLSSAGTVTNLLNGTITSVLGATITAGTLSSAGTVTNLLNGTITSVLGATITAGTLSSAGTVTNLLDGTITSVLGATITAGTLSSAGTVTNLLNGTITSVLGATITAGTLSSAGTVTNLLNGTITSVLGATITAGTLSSAGTVTNLLNGTITSVLGATITAGTLSSAGTVTNLLDGTITSVLGATITAGTLSSAGTVTNLLDGTITSVLGATITAGTLSSAGTVTNLLDGTITSVLGATITAGTLSSAGTVTNLLDGTITSVLGATITAGTLSSAGTVTNLLDGTITSVLGATITAGTLSSAGTVTNLLDGTITSVLGATITAGTLSSVTSISQRSFIELATTGITTADAFTPLPANTTSVLGTYSYFIVNTGANPVNTQVEISADGTNYFVDTTGDNPLPAGSVDVIVPSRFLKYTRLAYQSATPGAASTLNVIFDAQGT